In Lolium rigidum isolate FL_2022 chromosome 3, APGP_CSIRO_Lrig_0.1, whole genome shotgun sequence, the genomic window acgcttgctcgtcctccggcagacagggcaaccatctcatcgtcgctgtccatggctaaagcaaaatcaatggttaaaattgcgccgaggcggacgacgcaacaaacagcgaccaatcgcgcctacccggcaagtcgtcgagcaccttacgtgcgcggaggtggggcggatttgacggcgcgcgttcgggaggcggcggcgacgcggcggcggcggcacgaccggcgggagccccagccgcgacaacggtgctgactcgcagcacagatcagacgcccaaacggccagGAAATCCAGCggtggcggtggggtgggaggcgcgggaaggaaggagcgacgagaaaagaggcgcgaaccaacggtttatgcaaatagtcgccgacatgtgggagcccgcctcgcttttcgttgtgtccggcgtccccggagcgtcccctgtgggacggggacgggctcggggcgccggacaccgtatcggggcgcaccggacaaaaatgggctttgggggacgcggctggaacgctttttttgtccggcgcgccccaaatcgctttgggggacggtttgggggacgcgactggagatgctctaagttcttAAATATGATGGTTTACTTCTTATTTAGCAACGCATACTATGTGTTGTCTCTCAGTTGGTCGTATCTCACGTACATTGCCCTCACCTTAATTGTGTAGCTTGTCATCtatgtaaattcacttagttgcatatctagagaatttaacttcgtgtcaagcctaaattgaaaaggtATTAAAATTTAGTAGCACATATTCACCCCCACCCCAggggcggcatacgatcctttcggaGTGTTGACCGGTCCAAACTGTgtgatttttttgcaaaaaggcCCCTCAAAATCCTAATTTCGTTTTCAAAGCCTAGAAACTCAGCAGTGGGGCTCACAGGTCAACCTCACCCACCcactctcctctctctccctctcttccccaCCGAGTCCACCCGCACGCCACCGCCGTCCTGCCCAGCACGCCGCCACCATTCCCATCCTCCTCGCTCCACAGCTCGTTGCGGCAGGGCGACGTTAACGAGGCAGGAGGAGGGCACCGGGGAAGCAGGGGCCAGCTTGCGTGACCTTTGGATGCGGTGGACCGATGGTGCTTGGGGCCGAACTACTAGACGACGGGGACACCTCCTGCACCCGGCCTCCGCAAATCATGCGCGGCAAAGCATCTTGCAAAGATGCAGGCTGTTGGGAACTTCAGGGACGGAGGATTCCAGTGAGGAGCGGCGACGGAATCGTCTGCCAGGTGGAGACCACCAAACaatggcggtacctcctccactggCTCCTCGCTTCACGTCGTGGACGGTGCTCCGTGCCCCCGCGTCGCTGAAGCAGCGTGTCCTGGTAGCCGGAGCCAACTCGCCGGCGTGGAGCCTAACCCAACGCCCTCGGTAACGCTGTGCCACCCGGTTTGGCCAGCTCAATGGTGCCGCGCACATAGATGCACGTGGGCGCCAGCGAGCCAGTCGACAACGTCGCCATGGTCTGAGCTGCGTCGTCCCTCCCTTCGGCGAGTCTTGGCCTCCGGCGTCGATCGCAGTGCGGGTGGGTCGGGCTCGTTTGGAGCCGGCGGCGGAAGGAGGGAACGACGAAGGAGAGGAGGGCCGAAGCAGGGTAAGACAGGGAGGCGCCGGAGCAGGGGAAGATGGGGCGGCGCCGAAGGCAGGGGCCGCCAACCTGGGGAGGCACGCGGTGGAGTCGGGTGGGGCAGGGCCAGAGAAAggggaagaaagaaagaaagaaagggagTGGGTGACAGTGTCAACTGTCAAGTGGACCCACGGGGCGTTTTTGCAAAAACCACATTGCAGAAACTGGTCAACGCGCCGCCGCATTTTTTTTTATCAAGGTGcttttatacaaaaaaaaatcacacaGTTTGGACCGGTCAATACCCGCCACGTCAGCGAAAACAGAGATGTACCATATCCCAGTGACATAAATAAATACTACGCCGTATTTAGGTATCGTATGTTGCGTATTCGGAAGGTTGGTGACCATATCGATTTTAGGTGTCAAGTATGGGTACCGTGGATGCATTTTATTACTCTAACAGAATCTAGGAACTTAAATTTAGCTCTAATGGGTGCAGAAAGAACTCAAACCTTATACTCTGGAGGCGAATAAATGACTATTTTGTTAAattgtactccctctgatccatattagttgattttagtatagatgtatctagatacattttagttttagatacatccatattaatgGCAAGTAATATGAGGAGGGGTAGCATTAATTAACAACTTGAAAACCTAAGATGAAAATTTACTAGATTCCCAGATTCAGGAAGTTACATGTTTTTCCTGAAAAAAATATTTTCTGAATGAGTGAGTAGACCACTCTATAAATGACGCTGACAAAAAAAGACATTCCACCAACGGAACGAGCCACAAGGAAGGTACAATGATAGCAGTTTTAAGTGGTGGAGCGCTTTAATAATGGAGCATGAGCAAGTGCTGGTCTCTGTCAAGAAGCCTCCCAACCAAAGCCAAATTACCACTAACTACTGCAATGTCGACGAAATTTCCCGGCGACAAAAGACTCCTCCATAGCCAATCCACGTCTTATGTTCTCACCGTTGTACTAGTACTACCTTTTTGAACCTGTTGTGAACTTGCCCCTATAAAGAGCAGCACCCAAACGTGTAGCAACGCTTGTCGATCACACATCGAAGCAAATAATTGAGAGCGCGATCGAGATAAGAAGCCATGGATCTGGCGACGGGCGCCATGGGCTCCCTGCTCCCCAAGCTGTTCGAGCTCCTCGCCAACGAGTACAAGCTGCCGAAGAGCGTCAAGGAAGGCGTCAGGTCCCTGGAGAAGGAGATGAAGAGCATGCACGCCGCCCTCCGCAAGGTGGCAGAGGTGCCCCGCGGCCAGCTCGATGAGCAGGTCAGGCTCTGGGCAGCGGAGGTCCGGGAGCTCTCCTTCGACATGGAGGACGTCGTCGACAAGTTCCTCGTGCGTGCCGATGATGACTCTGAGCCTTCCACCAACACGAACAAGCTTAAGCTACTCATCGAGAAGATGGCCAACTTCTTCCCTAAGCTCAAGGCTCGCCATCAGATCGCGGACGCTATCAAGGACATCAATAAGCAAGTTCAAGAGGTCGCTAACAGGCAGGGAAGGTACACCGTCGACAATATTGTTGCTAGAATTGCACCCGCGGCAACCATTGATCCGCGCCTTAAGGCTCTGTACACAGAAGTGACAGAGCTTGTGGGCATTGTTGGGAAAAGGGATCAAGAGCTAATGAATTTGCTCTCAGAGGGAGACAGCATATCCACAAAAAAGTTAAAGATTGTCTCTGTCGTTGGATTTGGGGGATTGGGCAAGACCACTCTTGTCAAAACGGTTTATGAGAAGATCAAGAGAGATTTTGATTGCAGGGCTTTTGTTCCTGTGGGTCAAAATGCTGATGCGAAGAAGGTGTTCATGGACATCCTTCGTGATCTTGGCATGTACGGAAGTCATCTTACCGAATTGGATGAAAGACAGCTCATCGACAAACTCCGGGAAAGACTTGAGAACAAGAGGTATGTACACGTCATCTGTCACTAATTTAGTGACATCATCCGGCTTACAATGATAAAAATATTCTATTGTATTTGTCCAATAAAGTTTAAGTTGTGTAGTTACAAAATATTGTATGGACATAGATTATAGGTCCGCGTAGCTATATGTAtgagttgtttgaattcatatgGGTAGATAGAAAATGTGAGCTAAACTACATTCCGGTCGAAACATTATCTTTGATCTAGAAATATATTTTTTTCTGCTTGTCGTATCATAATTATCTTTAAAAGCTCCAAACTGATCTCCTACTGATACAGGTACCTTATTGTTATTGATGATATATGGGATGAAAAATTGTGGGAAATTATCAATTTAGCATTCTCTAGAAGTAACAATTTTGGCAGTCGGCTAATCGCAACAACCCGTAAAGTCAGTGTATCTAAATTATGCTGCTCATCTACTGATCATTCAATTTATCAAATGAAACCTCTTAGTTCTGATGATTCCAGAAGGCTCTTCTACAAAAGGATATTTCCTCATGAGAGTGGATGTCCCCTTGAATTTGAAGAAGTGTCCACAGATATTTTGAAGAAATGCAGTGGAGTGCCATTAGCCATCATTACTATAGCTAGTCTTTTGGCTAGTGATCATCAGGTAAAGCCAAAGGATGAATGGCATATTTTGCTCGAGTCTATTGGTCGTGGACTTTCACAAGACCCTAGTGTAGAGGAGATGTTGAGGATACTATCGTTTAGCTATTATGATCTGCCTTCTCATCTTAGGACATGTTTATTATACCTAAGCATGTTTCCGGAGGATTACTGCATTAGAAAAGATCGGGTGATATGGATGTGGATTTCCGAAAGATTTGTCCAATGTGCAAATGCAGGAGCTAGTCTCTTTGAGATCGGAGAAACTTACTTCAATGAGCTAGCGAACAGAAACATGATCCAGCCGGTATATGATTATAAGGGTACGGAAGTAGAAGCTTGCCGTGTACATGATATGGTTCTAGATCTAATATCTTCATTGTCAAGAGAGGACAACTTTGTTACTGTATTGAATGGTACTGGTGATAGCATGTCTTCTCAGAGCAACGTCCGCAGGATGTCCCTCCAAAATGTTAGAAAAGAAGAAGGATGTCAAGCCACGCCTCTCAAACCTGTGAGTACGTTACAAGTGAGGTCAATTGCTACATTCAAACCTGCTATTGGTCTAATGCCGCCTTTCCTGAGCTTGGTTGTTCTACGTGTGTTGGATCTGAATGGATGTGATATTGGTGGGCATAATCATCTAAACCTTGGGGACTTGGGGAGTTTATTGCACCTGAGGTACCTAGGTCTAGCCGGAACAGGAATTTCCGTGGTACCGAAAGAGGTTGGAAAGTTGCAATTTCTGCAGGTGCTTGATTTGAGTGGTAATTTTGATATAAAAGAACTGCCATCGACTGTGATTAAACTGAGAAGACTGATGTGCCTACTTATTGTAAGTGTCTGCGAGAGGCTTCCAGATGGGCTGGGAAACCTGACATCAATAGAAGTGTTGAGAGATATCACTGTTGATTCTATAAGCACGGTGAAAGAGTTGGGCAACATGAAAAGGCTGAGGGAGCTTGGAATCAGTTTTGATAATTTGAGCTTGGAGTTGGAGGAAGCTTTTGTGGAGTCAATAGGAAAACTGTCCAACATTCAAAGTTTAGAAATTTCTTCCAGTGCTCGGCTCGCGGACTCAATGGATAGTTGGATAGATATTTTGGGGGAACATTGGGTGCCCCCTGGAAGTCTCCGGGAATTTGTCGCAAGAAATATCATGTTCTCTACACTGCCTGCGTGGATAAGAAGGAATCCCTCGCATCTGTCCAAACTTTCCAAGTTAGTGATCCATGTCGAACAAGTGCGACAGGAGTATGTGGAAATCCTTGGAAGGTTACCGGCTCTTAGTACTCTTGAGTTGCGTAGCTTCCGCAAGAGCGGGCCACTACTCGTCGGCGCTGGTGGGTTCCCTTGTCTGACATCATTCGAGTCGGATTGGGACTCGCTGTCTGAAATCGTGTTCCAGGCAGGAGCTATGCCCAAGGCTGAACGAGTTGTGCTCGATATCGGTGTGCGGGTCACAAATGAGGAAGCAGCTGGCGACCTGGGCATGGGTAACCTGCCGTCCCTTCGGTATGTCCTTGTCTGCTTGCGTCGCAAAGGAGTGACGGTCGCGCAGGCCAAGCAAGCGAAGGCTGCGCTGGAGAATGCACTCCGTGCCCATCCTAACAGTCCCACCTTTAGTATCTTATTCCATCCGTACAGACCAGCTATATGCCCTTTATCCAAAAATCCGTACAGACCAGCCGGTACGTAACTAAAACAACCGTGATTGCCCTAATGCTTTATGCATGCATGTCTGATTGACCTCTACTATTTCCTAGAGTACTTTCGAAAACGCTCATGAGTCATGACGATGACGTCTACTTCTCGAACGATGAGTCGGGAGACTCGGAGTGAAGAACCTGCAGGTTATATCCTACTTCTTTCCCATATAAAAGTTCCAGAATTTAGATATGTACGCATGAATTTGTTATTCTTCTTCTCTTATTCATGTAGCCATCCTCATATTCTGTGACACACGTACTATTTCATAGGCTAGTATGTTTATTGGAGATCGACGCACGTCTGCAGACCATATGCAGCTCGCCGGGCACTTTAAGCATGTGCTTCGGTTAGCTCCTTCCGTAGATTTATACACTTTAAGCATGTTCTTTTTTTCCGTTCACCACCATTCATCCAGCGGGGTAGAAAA contains:
- the LOC124704486 gene encoding disease resistance protein RGA5-like encodes the protein MDLATGAMGSLLPKLFELLANEYKLPKSVKEGVRSLEKEMKSMHAALRKVAEVPRGQLDEQVRLWAAEVRELSFDMEDVVDKFLVRADDDSEPSTNTNKLKLLIEKMANFFPKLKARHQIADAIKDINKQVQEVANRQGRYTVDNIVARIAPAATIDPRLKALYTEVTELVGIVGKRDQELMNLLSEGDSISTKKLKIVSVVGFGGLGKTTLVKTVYEKIKRDFDCRAFVPVGQNADAKKVFMDILRDLGMYGSHLTELDERQLIDKLRERLENKRYLIVIDDIWDEKLWEIINLAFSRSNNFGSRLIATTRKVSVSKLCCSSTDHSIYQMKPLSSDDSRRLFYKRIFPHESGCPLEFEEVSTDILKKCSGVPLAIITIASLLASDHQVKPKDEWHILLESIGRGLSQDPSVEEMLRILSFSYYDLPSHLRTCLLYLSMFPEDYCIRKDRVIWMWISERFVQCANAGASLFEIGETYFNELANRNMIQPVYDYKGTEVEACRVHDMVLDLISSLSREDNFVTVLNGTGDSMSSQSNVRRMSLQNVRKEEGCQATPLKPVSTLQVRSIATFKPAIGLMPPFLSLVVLRVLDLNGCDIGGHNHLNLGDLGSLLHLRYLGLAGTGISVVPKEVGKLQFLQVLDLSGNFDIKELPSTVIKLRRLMCLLIVSVCERLPDGLGNLTSIEVLRDITVDSISTVKELGNMKRLRELGISFDNLSLELEEAFVESIGKLSNIQSLEISSSARLADSMDSWIDILGEHWVPPGSLREFVARNIMFSTLPAWIRRNPSHLSKLSKLVIHVEQVRQEYVEILGRLPALSTLELRSFRKSGPLLVGAGGFPCLTSFESDWDSLSEIVFQAGAMPKAERVVLDIGVRVTNEEAAGDLGMGNLPSLRYVLVCLRRKGVTVAQAKQAKAALENALRAHPNSPTFSILFHPYRPAICPLSKNPYRPAEYFRKRS